A part of Candida albicans SC5314 chromosome 2, complete sequence genomic DNA contains:
- a CDS encoding uncharacterized protein (Protein with a globin-like domain; repressed by alpha pheromone in SpiderM medium; Spider biofilm induced), which yields MSGLTLNQIELNQIKSSWNKINKVDFYPDLYVNLFELDPQLRSIFNNNDSVISYHCDIFGDLFNFVIDNIDDASLIDEFLYQFVNENQRFSSMAGKYLEPMGNALIQTFRDELSGQFTSVLELVWIKVFVFVANSLLQYEEDIVSESSSLSEDAIPPLNIQRERMPSIDTLPTPSPPLQKEEQPKVEEEKFDTITTTPVVAASPVIGFDNSKPKQILDKFNSIEIDLNSNNKYKGFRRSVDVAKAPIHVPIPQSPSFQKTHSNMSSSLKNILASTDDDNNNNNNNNNTNNFDSGFQTPRRLSFDPRRKNSSNPTTPKLSSSSSCSTFSKTETTTTPFESPRLSAVANGKFVSQQQQKDQGLEDVETDNEEFSTPRASRRGSFSESYPVGSLLHKLKKFQDPEEQQEHQEETTEDAISNKSEDSIDAAPFDPRMRRRRNKELNHKLIPSPESSEVDEQEEEEMLMNKLSPATETTHKDSKQSVPERSLSRGGLTGGTFDYQSFGLKGLAPIVEDDDASSKYESDGESSNNSPVKAVKNKLTTTKSSGQGSTEDGETNSRTSSLSLNNSDYKSSISSGTADADHYAIKGAGVRSHSRNLSTASSGNDFDFTAPVSKSRFRNAPQQQSSLYSLGRGPSASTSSINSTSRASLGFMRSSFVLKKEMQTQGYNEPENVCMSMPVTPRMSNKPSMNSLSAPPAIYMNKAASVSSFGCLPTTNTTKTSGVSSSKCSPKLNGTNGSTPYDSAYDLLNTFDVPPPLPIKDGIQNKSSRNSSISSKGSSRKKGGLRSRLSSIFSSKSSSSSVSSKLADSTPATSVHSSRKPSIGSSSNTLVNSKTESQGSNYATTTTTTTSDAHSHSTRQSVPLFSAQPSTPSIHHIPPIIKKVESSGVASSAATSTTRKPASVYGHRYGSVNDLTSVYSTDTTTSGFSMFKRRDKNDVKFVPPLTRNTRKGNKYNVKKVPYDIWA from the coding sequence ATGTCGGGATTAacattaaatcaaattgaattaaatcaaataaaatcttcttggaataaaataaataaagtGGATTTTTATCCTGATTTATAtgttaatttatttgaattagATCCACAATTGCgttcaatttttaataataatgattcaGTAATTAGTTATCATTGTGATATATTTGgtgatttattcaattttgtcattgataatattgatgatgcttcattgattgatgaatttttatatcaatttgttaatgaaaatcaaagattttcttcaatggCTGGTAAATATTTAGAACCAATGGGTAATGCTTTGATTCAAACTTTTAGAGATGAATTATCTGGTCAATTTACAAGTGTCTTGGAATTGGTTTGGATTAAAgtttttgtatttgttgctaattcattattacaatatgaagaagatattgTATCGGAATCTAGTTCATTGAGTGAAGATGCTATTCCACCATTGAATATTCAAAGAGAAAGAATGCCTTCTATTGATACATTACCTACTCCTTCTCCTCCAttacaaaaagaagaacaacCAAAggtagaagaagaaaagtttgatactattactactaccCCAGTTGTTGCTGCTTCACCAGttattggatttgataattctaaaccaaaacaaattttggataaatttaattcaattgaaattgatttaaattcaaataataaatataaaggTTTTAGAAGATCAGTCGATGTTGCTAAAGCACCAATTCATGTTCCAATTCCACAATCACCTTCATTCCAAAAGACTCATTCTAATATGTCTTCAAGTTTGAAAAACATTTTGGCTTCaactgatgatgataataataataacaacaacaataacaataccAATAACTTTGATTCTGGTTTTcaaacaccaagaagattatcatttgatccaagaagaaaaaattcttcTAATCCAACCACACCAAAACTATCAAGTTCAAGTTCATGTTCAACTTTTTCTAAAACTGAAACTACCACCACACCATTTGAATCACCAAGATTATCTGCTGTTGCTAATggaaaatttgtttcacaacaacaacaaaaagatcAAGGTTTAGAAGATGTTGAAactgataatgaagaattttCTACTCCTAGAGCAAGTAGAAGAGGATCATTTTCTGAAAGTTATCCGGTTGGTTCATTATTACACAAGCTTAAGAAATTCCAAGATCCAgaagaacaacaagaacatcaagaagaaacaaCTGAAGATGCTATATCTAATAAATCAGAAGATTCTATTGATGCTGCCCCATTTGATCCAAGAatgagaagaagaagaaataaagaattaaatcatAAATTGATTCCATCTCCTGAATCTAGTGAAGTTGATGAAcaagaggaagaagaaatgcTTATGAATAAATTATCTCCAGCTACTGAAACCACCCATAAGGACTCGAAACAATCTGTCCCGGAAAGATCATTATCTAGAGGTGGATTAACTGGTGGTACTTTTGATTATCAATCATTTGGATTGAAAGGATTAGCAccaattgttgaagatgatgatgctTCATCTAAATATGAATCTGATGGTGAATCCTCTAATAATAGTCCCGTTAAAGCTGTTAAGAATAAATTGACAACTACTAAATCAAGTGGTCAAGGTTCAACTGAAGATGGTGAAACTAATTCAAGaacttcatcattatcattgaaTAATTCCGATTATAAATCATCTATATCATCTGGTACTGCTGATGCTGATCATTATGCTATCAAAGGTGCTGGTGTTCGTTCTcattcaagaaatttgtCAACTGCTAGTAGTGgaaatgattttgattttactGCACcagtttcaaaatcaagatTCAGAAATGCCCCACAGCAACAAAGTTCATTGTATTCTCTTGGTAGAGGTCCATCAgcttcaacttcttcaattaattccACTAGTCGAGCATCATTGGGTTTTATGAGATCATCATTTGTGTTGAAAAAGGAAATGCAAACTCAAGGTTATAATGAACCAGAAAATGTTTGTATGTCTATGCCAGTTACACCAAGAATGAGTAATAAACCTTCAATGAATTCATTATCAGCACCACCAGCTATTTATATGAATAAAGCTGCTTCAGTTTCTAGTTTTGGTTGTCTTCCTACCACAAACACAACTAAAACTTCTGGTGtatcttcttctaaatGTTCACCAAAGCTTAATGGTACTAATGGATCAACTCCATATGATTCAGCatatgatttattaaatacATTTGAtgtaccaccaccattaccaATTAAAGATGGTATTCAAAACAAACTGTCTAGAAATTCTAGTATTAGTTCAAAAGGATCTTCTAGAAAGAAGGGTGGATTAAGAAGCAGATTATCATCAATCTTTAGttctaaatcatcatcatcatcagtatCATCAAAATTAGCTGACTCAACTCCAGCAACATCAGTTCATTCATCAAGAAAACCATCAATTGGTTCATCATCAAACACTTTAGtcaattcaaaaacagAATCTCAAGGTAGTAATTatgctactactactactactactacttctGATGCTCATTCACATTCTACTCGTCAATCAGTACCATTATTCAGTGCACAACCATCAACACCATCGATTCATCATATTCCACCAATCATCAAGAAAGTTGAATCAAGTGGTGTTGCTTCATCAGCAGCAACAAGTACAACAAGAAAACCAGCTTCGGTTTATGGCCATAGATATGGTTCAGTTAATGATTT